A stretch of the Neofelis nebulosa isolate mNeoNeb1 chromosome 1, mNeoNeb1.pri, whole genome shotgun sequence genome encodes the following:
- the ALG11 gene encoding GDP-Man:Man(3)GlcNAc(2)-PP-Dol alpha-1,2-mannosyltransferase codes for MATTKGGWCLCELLRFLYSLFLPGLTVCGILCICLFIILWGIRLLVRRKKESVATSKNGKNQLVIAFFHPYCNAGGGGERVLWCALRALQKKYPEAIYVVYTGDVNVSGQQILEGAFRRFNIRLIHPVKFVFLRKRYLVEDSLYPHFTLLGQSLGSIFLGWEALMQCVPDVYIDSMGYAFTLPLFKYLGGCRIGSYVHYPTISTDMLSVVKNQNVGFNNAAFITRNPFLSKVKLIYYYLFAFIYGLVGSCSDVVMVNSSWTLNHILSLWKVGNCTNIVYPPCDVQTFLDIPLHEKKTIPGHLLVSIGQFRPEKNHPLQIKAFAKLLNKKVAGSLPSLKLVLIGGCRNQDDELRVNQLRKLSEDLGVQEDVEFKINIPFDELKTYLSEATIGLHTMWNEHFGIGVVECMAAGTIILAHNSGGPKLDIVVPHEGEITGFLAESEEGYAETMAHILSMSEEKRLQIRSSARASVSRFSDQEFELAFLSSVESLFK; via the exons ATGGCGACCACCAAAGGGGGTTGGTGCTTGTGCGAATTACTGAG GTTTTTGTATTCATTATTCCTCCCTGGCCTGACAGTATGTGGAATTTTATGCATATGTTTGTTCATTATCCTCTGGGGAATCAGACTGCTGGTACGAAGAAAGAAAGAGTCAGTAGCAACTAgcaaaaatgggaaaaatcaaCTGGTGATTGCATTTTTTCATCCGTACTGCAATGCTGGCGGCGGAGGAGAAAGAGTTTTGTGGTGTGCCTTAAGGGCTCTGCAGAAAAA GTATCCTGAAGCAATTTATGTTGTGTATACTGGTGACGTGAACGTCAGTGGTCAACAGATACTAGAAGGTGCTTTCCGAAGATTTAACATCAGGCTCATTCACCCAGTGAAGTTTGTTTTCCTGAGGAAACGCTACCTTGTGGAAGATTCGCTCTATCCTCACTTCACACTGCTGGGCCAAAGTCTAGGATCCATTTTTCTTGGCTGGGAAGCTCTAATGCAGTGTGTTCCTGACGTTTACATCGATTCAATGGGATACGCGTTCACACTGCCTCTGTTTAAGTATCTAGGTGGTTGTCGCATTGGCAGCTACGTTCATTATCCCACGATCAGCACTGATATGCTGTCTGTAGTGAAGAACCAAAATGTCGGATTTAATAACGCAGCCTTCATTACCAGGAATCCTTTTCTAAGCAAAGTAAAGCTCATCTATtactatttatttgcttttatttatggaCTTGTGGGTTCTTGCAGTGATGTAGTGATGGTCAATTCTTCTTGGACACTAAACCACATTCTCTCACTGTGGAAAGTCGGGAATTGCACTAATATTGTTTACCCACCTTGTGATGTACAGACCTTTCTGGACATTCCCTTACATGAAAAAAAGACAATCCCAGGACATTTGCTGGTTTCCATTGGCCAGTTCCGGCCTGAAAAGAATCATCCTTTGCAGATCAAAGCCTTTGCTAAATTGCTGAATAAGAAGGTGGCTGGGTCACTTCCTTCCCTTAAACTTGTCCTCATTGGAGGGTGTCGTAACCAAGATGATGAGCTCAGGGTAAACCAACTGAGAAAGCTTTCTGAGGATCTGGGAGTTCAAGaagatgtggaatttaaaataaacattccatTTGATGAGTTAAAGACTTACTTGTCTGAAGCAACAATTGGTCTGCACACCATGTGGAACGAGCATTTTGGGATTG gaGTTGTCGAGTGCATGGCAGCTGGCACGATTATCCTCGCACACAACTCAGGGGGCCCCAAGCTTGACATTGTCGTCCCTCACGAAGGAGAGATAACTGGATTTCTGGCTGAAAGCGAAGAAGGCTACGCGGAAACCATGGCTCATATTCTTTCCATGTCTGAGGAAAAGAGACTCCAAATCCGAAGCAGTGCTCGGGCATCTGTAAGCAGATTCTCTGATCAGGAGTTTGAACTGGCGTTCCTGTCATCTGTGGAGAGCTTATTCAAATAA